DNA sequence from the Arthrobacter crystallopoietes genome:
CGGCCACCTTTGGTTTAACGCTAGGGGAGTCATGGTGGACTTTCAAACATTTGTTCTAGTGAGTCTCGACAATGTTCGATCATAGGTGCTAAAACTGTGGAAGAAGGATTCGAACGTAAATTCGAATAAGGAGATCTCGGACATAAACGTTCGCAGATCGGGAAAGGTGTCAACATGTCTGCACAGCTCGCACCGCAGTCGCCTGCCGTACCGCGCCATACTCAACCACTCCAGCTCACCCGTCGCGGCCGTCTGCTGTTGATCGGCCTTCCGCTCATCCTTTCGGCTGCTGCTTTGTTGACGCTGATCGGCTTCTTTACGGCTCCCGCAGTGGCCTCCACCAGTGGCGGTCTAGGAGCAGGCGAGACGATCACTGTGACGGTCGGCTCCGGGCAGACCTTGTGGGAACTCGCCAGTGCCGTTGCCCCTGAGCGGAATCCGCACGATGTGATCGCTGAGATTTCGCAATTGAACAACCTTCCGGACTCGATCGTGCACGCCGGACAGCAACTGCACGTACCCGTCAGCGGCGACGGCCAGCGGCCGTAATATGAGACCCTCCGGCTGGCCCGATTCCTGCCCCGGGCCGGCCGGAGCTTAAGCTTGATCGGTGAGTGACCAGCTAGAACGCCTGAATCGCCTGCCTCTTAGAGACAACCTCAGAGGCTTAGAACCCTACGGCGCACCCCAGCTACATGTGCCGGTGCTGCTGAATGTTAACGAGAACACCCATCCACTTCCCGATAGTGTTCACAAGGCCATTGCGGCCGCCGTCGAGGCGGCAGC
Encoded proteins:
- a CDS encoding LysM peptidoglycan-binding domain-containing protein — protein: MSAQLAPQSPAVPRHTQPLQLTRRGRLLLIGLPLILSAAALLTLIGFFTAPAVASTSGGLGAGETITVTVGSGQTLWELASAVAPERNPHDVIAEISQLNNLPDSIVHAGQQLHVPVSGDGQRP